One Nitrospirota bacterium genomic region harbors:
- the gcvT gene encoding glycine cleavage system aminomethyltransferase GcvT, with protein MQRTPLITQHQACGAKLVDFAGWEMPIQYSGVVDEYHTVRSHIGLFDVSHMGRLRVAGPGAIPFLQRVTTNDVDKIAVSQAQYSMVCNEHGGIKDDIFVYRLGSDEFLLCVNASNREKILSWLHTQLGQDRTVRLDDRSVELAQVAVQGPKSRELLMSLGGTALEGLKLHHTCKGAIGGLSCLLARTGYSGELGYEIYIDADKVGRLWDLLIEKGQAWGLKPAGLGARDLLRLEMGYLLYGNDMGEDTTPLEANADWTVSFQKGPFIGSQTLLAQKQAGVVRRFVAFELVEKAVPRHGFRILDSATSQPIGEVTSGNLSPLLQKGIGLGYVPLRYAEPGTSILIEIRSKNVPAQIVKPPFYKKRKA; from the coding sequence ATGCAACGGACCCCACTGATTACGCAGCATCAAGCCTGCGGCGCCAAACTCGTCGATTTCGCCGGATGGGAAATGCCGATTCAGTATAGCGGTGTGGTGGACGAGTACCATACCGTCCGCTCCCATATCGGCCTCTTCGACGTGAGTCATATGGGGCGGTTGCGAGTCGCCGGCCCCGGTGCTATCCCGTTCCTCCAGCGAGTCACGACGAACGACGTCGACAAGATCGCGGTCTCGCAAGCCCAATATTCCATGGTCTGCAACGAGCACGGGGGCATCAAAGACGACATCTTTGTCTATCGGCTCGGGTCGGACGAATTTCTCTTGTGTGTGAATGCCTCGAACCGCGAGAAAATCCTGTCGTGGCTGCACACACAGCTTGGCCAGGATAGGACGGTTCGTCTCGACGATCGGTCGGTTGAATTGGCTCAGGTGGCCGTCCAGGGTCCTAAATCTCGCGAGCTACTCATGAGTCTCGGCGGGACGGCTCTCGAAGGGCTCAAGCTCCATCACACTTGTAAGGGGGCCATAGGGGGCTTGTCTTGCTTGCTAGCCCGAACAGGCTACAGCGGTGAATTGGGCTATGAGATTTATATCGATGCAGACAAGGTCGGCCGCCTCTGGGACCTACTCATCGAGAAGGGGCAGGCCTGGGGACTCAAGCCGGCCGGACTCGGCGCGAGAGATCTTCTCCGGTTGGAAATGGGCTATCTGCTCTATGGCAACGACATGGGTGAAGACACGACGCCGCTTGAAGCCAATGCGGATTGGACGGTCAGCTTCCAGAAAGGTCCATTCATCGGCAGCCAGACGCTCCTGGCGCAGAAACAGGCCGGGGTCGTTCGTCGTTTCGTAGCGTTCGAACTGGTTGAGAAGGCCGTGCCACGCCACGGATTCAGAATCCTTGACTCCGCAACGTCCCAACCCATCGGCGAGGTAACCAGCGGCAACCTCTCGCCACTTCTTCAGAAGGGCATCGGGTTGGGTTACGTGCCTCTGCGCTATGCGGAGCCCGGCACGTCCATCCTGATAGAGATTCGCAGCAAGAACGTCCCAGCTCAGATCGTCAAGCCACCGTTCTACAAGAAGCGCAAGGCGTAG
- a CDS encoding FKBP-type peptidyl-prolyl cis-trans isomerase encodes MLRWPTIRKGAGMPHQEAGAEGNEVTTSSGLQYVDLTVGTGATAEAGQTVIVHYTGWLENGKKFDSSVDRGQPFSFPLGAGRVIKGWDEGVKGMKVGGKRKLTIPSKLGYGAQGAGGLIPPHATLIFDVELLGL; translated from the coding sequence ATGCTCAGGTGGCCAACGATCAGAAAAGGAGCAGGTATGCCGCATCAAGAAGCAGGCGCGGAAGGAAATGAAGTCACGACGTCATCGGGGTTGCAGTATGTCGATCTGACGGTCGGAACCGGAGCCACGGCCGAGGCGGGACAGACGGTCATCGTGCATTACACCGGCTGGCTGGAAAACGGGAAGAAATTCGACAGTTCCGTAGACCGGGGCCAGCCCTTCTCGTTTCCTCTAGGGGCCGGGCGAGTCATCAAAGGATGGGATGAGGGCGTGAAGGGCATGAAAGTGGGCGGCAAGCGAAAGCTGACCATCCCATCAAAGCTCGGGTATGGCGCACAGGGTGCGGGCGGCCTGATTCCTCCACATGCCACGTTGATTTTCGACGTCGAACTGCTGGGCCTCTGA
- a CDS encoding FIST N-terminal domain-containing protein, whose product MTQLTDTTTPTMLQFATALSRKTDTEAATRDLADAILMQIGTAPIDLAFVFFSSHHAAKTSMISAMLQKDLRAKVCLGCSGEGVIAGAEEIEAAAAMTIWVACLPGVTVTPLHLSVSHLQDQIHMPGWPDPGLEESTFLLLADPFSTPMQEVLSLMTDRYPQGKVVGGLAGGGRDAGENRLLLNDQVFDGGVVGVQLTGPIAVRTVTSQGCRPIGERFVVTRAEGNLIHELGGVSALKRLQDVFESLGGAQRRDAHRALHLGIVIDEHKSHFERGDFLVRNLIGADQQAGAVAIGDVVQEGQTVQFHLRDAKSASDDLHFLLAADRAKHRNPPLGALLFSCCGRGEGLFGQPHHDSGVVQERLGVLPTAGFFAQGEIGPVGGRNFLHGYTASVVIFSEPNSRAPHP is encoded by the coding sequence ATGACTCAACTCACAGATACGACCACTCCGACCATGCTTCAGTTTGCAACTGCACTTTCGCGCAAGACCGATACGGAAGCTGCCACTCGAGATCTTGCCGATGCCATCTTGATGCAAATCGGCACGGCCCCTATCGATCTGGCGTTCGTGTTTTTCTCTTCCCACCATGCGGCCAAAACCTCCATGATCTCTGCCATGTTGCAGAAGGACTTGCGGGCCAAGGTCTGTCTGGGCTGTTCCGGCGAAGGGGTGATTGCCGGCGCCGAAGAAATTGAAGCCGCTGCAGCCATGACCATCTGGGTGGCCTGCCTTCCCGGGGTTACCGTGACTCCGCTCCACCTTTCCGTCTCTCACTTGCAGGACCAAATTCATATGCCAGGGTGGCCGGATCCGGGACTGGAAGAATCGACCTTTCTCCTCCTCGCTGATCCCTTCTCGACACCGATGCAGGAAGTTCTTTCCCTCATGACAGACCGGTACCCTCAGGGCAAAGTCGTCGGGGGCCTCGCCGGAGGAGGTCGGGATGCAGGAGAAAATCGGCTCCTCCTCAACGATCAGGTGTTCGACGGGGGCGTGGTGGGGGTGCAACTCACGGGACCGATCGCGGTACGAACCGTGACCTCGCAAGGCTGCAGGCCGATCGGTGAACGGTTTGTCGTCACGAGGGCAGAAGGCAATCTGATTCATGAACTCGGTGGAGTCTCAGCCTTAAAGCGGCTCCAGGACGTTTTCGAGTCCCTGGGAGGCGCCCAACGCCGCGATGCCCATCGCGCATTACACCTTGGTATTGTCATCGATGAGCACAAGAGCCATTTCGAGCGGGGCGACTTCCTCGTTCGTAACCTCATCGGCGCGGATCAACAAGCCGGGGCCGTCGCGATCGGAGACGTGGTACAGGAAGGCCAGACCGTTCAATTTCATCTCCGCGATGCAAAATCGGCCAGCGACGATTTGCACTTTCTCCTGGCTGCGGATCGAGCAAAGCACCGGAATCCGCCGCTCGGAGCCCTCTTGTTCAGTTGTTGTGGGCGTGGAGAGGGCCTCTTTGGCCAGCCCCATCACGATAGTGGAGTCGTGCAAGAGCGCCTCGGGGTTCTCCCGACGGCTGGATTTTTCGCACAAGGAGAGATCGGTCCTGTCGGGGGACGCAATTTCCTGCATGGCTACACGGCCAGCGTGGTCATTTTCTCTGAACCGAACTCCCGTGCGCCACATCCGTGA
- a CDS encoding P1 family peptidase: MMFNRNTIAVLASVSMLCGCLSASAADGPETRQRVRDLGIVIGQYPTGAQNAITDVAGVKVGQTTLVTGEGALVPGHGPVRTGVTVVVPRDDVWHKKVPAGSFVLNGTGEMTGLAWISESGFLEYPIALTNTLNVPRVANGVMDWMIARYPEIGITDDTLTPVVAECDDGRLNDIQGRHVSEADVVKAIDSASSGAVQEGTVGAGTGMVSYGFKGGIGTSSRKLPEGEGGYTVGVLVNANHGRRPELVVGGLPVGRLYEAVPPVAQALSPGQSEGSIIIIVATDAPLDGRQLTRLAKRAALGLARTGSTARHGSGDFILAFSTGNSIPHYPKEPTYQQTHLSDTHLNPMITATVEATEEAILNALTMATTVVGRDSHRIEAISLAKLRTIIDRQAK; encoded by the coding sequence ATGATGTTTAACCGCAACACGATCGCGGTCCTAGCCTCTGTCTCCATGTTGTGTGGATGCTTGTCGGCGAGCGCCGCCGACGGTCCTGAGACTCGTCAGCGAGTCCGTGACCTCGGAATAGTCATCGGGCAATATCCGACCGGAGCACAGAACGCCATCACCGATGTCGCAGGGGTCAAAGTCGGACAGACCACGCTTGTGACAGGAGAAGGAGCGCTCGTACCGGGTCATGGTCCGGTACGTACCGGTGTGACGGTCGTGGTTCCCCGCGACGACGTCTGGCATAAGAAAGTGCCGGCCGGGTCGTTCGTCCTCAATGGAACCGGTGAGATGACCGGCCTTGCCTGGATCAGCGAATCCGGCTTCCTCGAATATCCGATCGCCCTCACCAATACGTTAAATGTGCCGCGAGTCGCCAACGGGGTCATGGACTGGATGATCGCGCGTTATCCTGAGATCGGCATTACCGACGATACCCTGACGCCGGTCGTCGCCGAATGCGACGATGGGCGGCTCAACGACATTCAAGGGCGGCATGTGTCCGAGGCGGATGTGGTCAAGGCGATCGACAGTGCCTCCTCCGGAGCGGTACAGGAAGGCACGGTCGGCGCCGGAACAGGGATGGTGTCCTACGGATTCAAAGGCGGCATCGGAACCTCGTCACGGAAATTGCCGGAAGGTGAAGGCGGGTATACGGTTGGCGTGCTCGTCAATGCGAATCATGGGCGCCGGCCAGAACTCGTCGTGGGCGGCCTGCCGGTCGGGCGGCTCTATGAGGCCGTGCCTCCCGTCGCCCAGGCCCTGTCGCCTGGACAAAGTGAAGGCTCGATCATCATCATCGTGGCCACGGATGCGCCGCTCGATGGTCGGCAGCTCACGCGGCTGGCCAAACGTGCCGCGCTCGGTCTCGCCCGCACCGGCTCCACTGCGCGCCACGGCAGTGGCGATTTCATCCTGGCCTTCTCCACCGGCAATAGCATCCCGCACTATCCCAAAGAGCCGACGTATCAACAGACCCACCTGTCCGACACCCATCTGAACCCGATGATCACAGCCACGGTCGAAGCGACCGAAGAGGCCATTCTCAATGCCCTGACGATGGCGACCACCGTGGTGGGACGAGACAGCCATCGCATCGAGGCCATCTCCCTCGCCAAGCTCCGTACCATCATCGATAGACAGGCCAAGTAA
- a CDS encoding MBL fold metallo-hydrolase encodes MKLSFHGAARSVTGSRHMVELPGCKLLLDCGLFQGRREEAFEQNRNLGFDPKSVNAVLLSHAHVDHSGALPILQKHGFSGNVHLTRATADLTQLMLEDSAHVQASDCSYVNKKEQRRGRSCVRPFYNIADVRKVVRRFEGARYGDLLKISSRVTASFHDAGHILGSAAIRVKYTARGNTTTLLFSGDLGRSNMPILRDPEPPQPCDVLILESTYGDRLHEADRELMKQKALDLLTHAKTHKSKIIVPAFAVGRTQDLVMRIKELVSEGRLDPIPIYIDSPLASRVTEVFRRHPECYDEETTKTFTSSGDLFASRYIHFVSLPEESMRLNKMKGPCVIISASGMCEGGRVVHHLKHAIQDEANVIAFVGFQAEHTLGRKLVEGWDVVPIFGVPTPRRAQIVTFNGLSAHADRNDLLAYVRAINPLPAKVFIVHGEEKQALSLGTAIQTEHPGIDVQIPHRGSSHDV; translated from the coding sequence ATGAAGCTCTCCTTTCACGGCGCAGCGAGATCCGTCACGGGCAGTCGCCACATGGTTGAACTGCCGGGATGCAAGCTGTTGCTGGACTGCGGGCTCTTTCAGGGACGTAGAGAAGAGGCATTTGAACAGAATCGAAATTTGGGCTTCGATCCCAAGTCAGTCAATGCCGTGTTGCTGTCCCATGCCCACGTCGATCATTCCGGCGCCTTACCGATACTTCAAAAGCACGGCTTCTCAGGGAACGTGCATCTCACCAGAGCCACCGCCGACTTAACGCAGCTCATGCTGGAAGATTCGGCTCACGTGCAAGCGAGCGATTGTAGCTACGTTAATAAGAAGGAGCAGCGGAGAGGCAGGTCTTGTGTTCGCCCCTTTTATAATATCGCCGACGTTCGCAAGGTGGTTCGGCGATTCGAAGGCGCGCGATACGGAGACCTGCTCAAGATTTCTTCGCGCGTGACCGCGTCTTTTCACGACGCAGGCCATATCCTGGGCTCGGCGGCCATCCGAGTGAAATATACGGCGCGGGGCAATACGACCACGCTGCTTTTTAGCGGAGACCTGGGCCGCTCCAACATGCCGATCCTTCGAGACCCTGAGCCACCGCAGCCCTGCGACGTGTTGATTCTGGAGTCGACCTACGGCGATCGGCTGCACGAAGCCGACCGTGAGCTCATGAAACAGAAGGCGCTAGACCTTCTCACCCATGCCAAAACCCACAAGAGCAAGATCATCGTCCCGGCATTCGCCGTTGGACGGACTCAGGACTTGGTCATGCGAATCAAGGAACTCGTCAGTGAGGGTCGCCTCGATCCCATTCCGATCTATATCGACTCACCTCTGGCTTCACGAGTCACGGAGGTCTTTCGTCGCCACCCGGAATGCTACGACGAAGAAACCACCAAAACGTTCACCTCTTCCGGAGACCTCTTCGCGTCCCGGTATATCCATTTTGTCTCCTTGCCGGAAGAGAGCATGCGCCTGAACAAGATGAAGGGCCCTTGCGTCATTATCTCCGCCTCCGGCATGTGTGAGGGCGGTCGTGTCGTGCACCATCTCAAGCATGCGATTCAAGACGAAGCGAATGTGATCGCCTTCGTAGGTTTTCAAGCCGAGCATACCCTAGGACGCAAACTTGTCGAAGGCTGGGATGTCGTGCCCATTTTCGGCGTCCCCACTCCACGCCGGGCGCAGATCGTCACATTCAATGGGCTCTCGGCCCATGCCGACCGCAATGATCTTCTGGCCTATGTCCGGGCCATCAATCCATTGCCGGCCAAGGTCTTCATCGTGCACGGCGAAGAGAAGCAGGCGTTGTCCCTTGGCACAGCCATTCAAACCGAACATCCTGGCATTGACGTCCAGATTCCCCATCGAGGATCCAGCCATGATGTTTAA
- a CDS encoding TIGR00730 family Rossman fold protein, giving the protein MSPQSGSDSSIPDPSYIPADRDSEFLQREELRSVRIGLELLKPELIQREAGIQSTIVVFGSARLQEPAAANAALEAAERDAAQAPNDSTQQQRVAIARRQLALSKYYDMAREFGRLVSSTCQIDGRCDYVIVTGGGPGIMEAANRGAADVGAKSIGLNITLQHEQHPNPYITPGLSFQFRYFAIRKMHFLIRAKALVAFPGGFGTLDELFETLTLIQTGKTNSVMVVLVGRDFWERVINWQWLVDNGLIAQQDLQLFHYAETAEEAWELIGRHNGVTPS; this is encoded by the coding sequence ATGAGTCCTCAATCTGGTTCAGATTCAAGCATTCCCGACCCCTCCTACATTCCCGCCGATCGCGATTCAGAGTTTCTCCAACGGGAAGAACTCCGCTCCGTCCGCATTGGGCTGGAACTCTTAAAGCCCGAGTTGATCCAACGCGAAGCGGGCATACAATCGACCATCGTCGTGTTCGGCAGCGCAAGACTACAAGAACCGGCTGCGGCGAATGCTGCACTCGAGGCAGCAGAGAGGGACGCGGCTCAAGCCCCGAACGACTCCACGCAGCAGCAACGGGTCGCCATCGCGCGACGACAACTCGCACTCTCGAAATACTATGACATGGCTCGTGAGTTCGGGCGTCTGGTTTCATCCACCTGCCAAATCGACGGTCGATGCGATTATGTGATTGTGACCGGCGGAGGGCCCGGCATCATGGAGGCCGCCAATCGTGGCGCCGCAGACGTGGGAGCCAAATCAATCGGTTTGAACATTACCCTACAGCATGAGCAACATCCGAATCCCTATATTACGCCAGGGCTGAGTTTTCAATTTCGGTATTTTGCGATCAGGAAAATGCACTTCTTGATCCGCGCCAAGGCGCTTGTCGCATTCCCCGGAGGATTCGGCACGCTCGACGAGTTATTCGAGACACTGACACTCATCCAAACCGGCAAGACGAACAGCGTCATGGTCGTGCTCGTCGGACGCGACTTTTGGGAGCGCGTAATCAACTGGCAATGGCTTGTCGACAATGGACTCATCGCGCAACAGGATTTGCAGTTGTTTCACTATGCCGAAACAGCCGAAGAAGCCTGGGAGCTGATCGGACGCCACAATGGCGTGACCCCATCATGA